The genomic region AagatttgacaattttttttttcaatttgatttttttaaaatttctctagTGTCGCCTGAGAGATCGGCGACAcctgttaaatttttttttcttttctccctcCCTGAAtacttataaaaaatacaaatattttaaaaaatacatactgTTGTTGCTTGTCACAGAGGCGACATCCaacaaaatgatttaaaaaaaaaaattggtccATCATTATGGGGCGGTACAGCCGGTGAGCTTGACAACATTGACGGACATTGTAGATTTCAAGAGATTCTTGTACAAGACTTTTTATTCTCATACGAGATTTTTTATTgggtcattttcataaataattatattatataattaaaaaaaataccataCTACAAATTTCGACCAGATAACCGTGATTGACGTACTTACTATTAAAAGGATTTTTATTAGTTAGAGAAGGTTTAATTCTACTCTTAGTCATTGTACTTGttacatatttataatatagtctttttatttttaattttaagaatctACTTATCCTACCCTTTGAATTAACTAATTGAAGCCTAATTGAGAATACATTAAAGGACTTCagttaaattagattatataatatttttccttaCGAAGAATTTAAAGTCacaagtaaagaaaaaaatataaaaatttactttgcTTTTCTATAACAATAATAAGAAATCTTACAATTGGTGATTCATAATTCTTACAATTCCAATTTTAGTATTTTGGTCACACGTgatcaattttctattttaaaatgctatataatcaaatttgatgATAGTGTTAgtaattggattttaattattaagttaaagtAGTAGATGAATTAATTTCAGGAGATTAAAagtatagatattaaattgaaaatatgtgaAGAGTTCAGAGATTGAGAGCAGAATTAGACcctcagagaattttttttttcttttggggtcGTCGAAAGATAAGTTTAATTGTTGAAGTTAGACTGTTAGAGAGCTAAGGACGATAAGGACAAGTTATTTTTAGTACGTGTCTCCAAATGGGCCCCTGAAGGAGATTCTGGTAGTTCCTCCACCGGCGAAAAATGGCTGAGGCAAAGAATTTGGGGGTGGTTGGCAGTGGGCAAATGGGTTCAGGCATAGCTCAGCTGGGTGCCATGCATGGTCTCCATGTTTGGCTCCTCGATACGGACCCTACCGCACTTTACAGAGCCAACAAATCCATCTCTTCTTCCCTTCAACGTTTTGTTTCCAAAGGCCAAATCTCACAGGTAAACTCGATCTTTCATCTTTCTTATATGGGGTTTGaagttatattatatgtttacaTATGTTGATGAGCAGCTGAACTAGTTTCCTTTAGCTTTGTGTTATATAACttcacaaagaaaaagaaaaaaaagatgatcaaaaagttaaatgaataaattgttgtGCTAAAATTTTGTTTCAGTCTTTTAATCTGATTGAAACTTAGATTGGGTTTGAGTTAAAACAGGTTGAAAAGTTGGCAAGATAGATAAAAAGGGTTGATCTTGGATTGAGCTTATGTTTGGACTTTGGATTGGAGCTAAAGAGTGAAGATTTTCTGGGAATTTTGAGAAGTTTGTAGGTCTAGTAGTTGATGGAAGGTTTGAGTGGTTGAACTTTTTGATGATATGGTTATTATTTTTCTGATTTGGTTTGTTGATATGAGAATGTGTAGTTGGTGAAGATGCACAGGCGGACCTTAATGGAGGACAAGGGGCCTTGGCCCccctattttttgaaaattcctggaaattttcattatgccttttaattttgtttttgaagttcTCATtaatctctcaaaatttttaaaattttaattagatctcAGTTTTTATGAAGTAATCTTATTAAACTTCTAAAGTTTATGAAAACTTTAGTTAGGCCCTCCAAAACTTAGTCCTAATATTTGCCACTGTGAAGATGAGTGATTCACCCTGTTTAGGACAAGGGTGGTCGGAGTAGGAGAGTAGTAGGGAAGGAGAGGATCAGGTTTGAGGTTGGTTGGGAGGAGCCTTATATACTTGCCATCTCCTGTCTCGATGCCATGTGTCAAGTTTCTATTGACAGGTCAGGGGCAAGTAGTCTGGTGTCATGGGCTTAAGTAGAGTAAGTAGAGTGTTGCTTTGATGTGGCTTGTGTCATTTCAGATGGGATGTGGTAGATGAGACTTGATGTGGTGGTTATTAAGTGAGTCCACTTGTCAATCAAGTTACGAGCCGGGGTTCTCATGAGGAGTCCCATTAGAGGATTTGTTCGTACCGCTCGGAGACTTGGCCATCTGGGCGCTCAATGGGGTATAACATGGTTCATTTCAGTGTAATTTTGGAGAGGAAGAGGCTGCCTTTGTGACTGGTATTAATTGAAGTTGTTAGAGGTTTAAATGAAATGGTTGCAGAAGGTCTGGCTAACAAATGCTTTCGGTCTGGTATTGGCACTTTATTTGGCAACATGGTGTTAAAGTCGGAACTTTGCCATAAAAATCACCATTATATATTTGAAGGGAAACAAACTGGGGGTATTATCTTAGATGAACAGTAGGTCATATTCCCATACCTATGTATGAAAATGTGTTCAAATTCCAGTGTAGGATATgagtacttcaagaaaaatgatgagTTGAAACAATATGGTTTTTTCCTTTTAGtttacatgttttatatatatatatatatgaagaaaCACAAATCGGGGGTATTATCTTAGATGAACAATAGCACTGAAGGTTCTTGactaaaatagtgaaaatttaagtttgtgttacatattttatgtcaAAAGGTATTGCATAGATAAGGCTTAACATCAAGAACACCTTAGTTTTCATTAGTTCATTATTTCACTTGGCAGGCTGCTTGTACTGAAGCTTTGAGGCGTCTGGAATATACTTCAAATATAGACGAGCTCCGATCTGCAGATTTCATTGTTGAAGCAATTGTAGAATCAGAAGATGTGAAGAAAAAGTTGTTCATCGAACTCGATAAGATCACTAAGAGTTCAGCCATTTTAGCATCTAATACAAGTTCCATCTCCATTACTCGATTAGCATCTGCAACTAGCAGACCATGCCAGGTTATATTCAGTGCATCTTTGTTTTGACATGGAGCCATGTTTgggatattttgaaataattgacGATCACCTGCAAAATCACATCATATTTTGTTGAGATTGAAGCAAAcctgtgattttttttttgcaggtcATTGGAATGCATTTCATGAATCCTCCTCCAATAATGAAGTTGGTTGAGATTGTTCGAGGTGCAGACACATCGGATGAAACATTTCATGCGACAAAGGCATTGGCGGAGAGGTAATGTCTGATTAAAGAACGCATGCAAAAAGAACCATTAAAACTTCTTTTATTGGCTCTATTGGCGGAGAGGTAATGTCTGATTAAAGAACGCATgcaaaaaaaaccattaaaactTCTTTTAACTAGCTCTATTGGCTTATCCATGTGTTAGCTAGCTAGCATTGTCTCCTCTGTTCCAATTATTTGACTGCCATTTTAACTGGCCCATGAATTCACAGGTTTCATAAGACGATAATATGCTCCCAGGACTATTCGGGCTTTATCGTGAATCGAATCCTTATGCCAATGATAAATGAAGCATTTTTCACACTATATACTGGGGTGGCCACCAAGGAAGATATTGATACAGCGATGAAGTTAGGAACAAATCATCCAATCGGTCCCTTGGAGCTTGCTGATTTCATTGGACTCGATGTGTGTTTATCGATAATGAAAGTTCTACATGCTGGTCTAGGAGACAGCAAATATGCCCCTTGCCCTCTTCTTGTGCGGTATGTCGATGCAGGTCGTGTTGGGAGAAAATGTGGCGTCGGGGTATATGACTACCGTAAGGGGTCTGAACCTATGAAGGCATCTCCCCGACTCTGAATATATCTTGTTTCATGGATAATGAATACCAAAAGCAGTGCCTAAATAAGGTTCGTAAGTCATATTGAGAACTTGTCAGTACAAGTTTCTGGAATGAAGGGGTATGGAAATATATgtaccttctttcttttttcttgactGTTTCCATTGATTCCCTTTCTTCTTAAAGTATGATTGGGAGAATAAGATGGGGACTCTTCAATTGGGAAACTTATGCTTTAGAAAATTAAGAATCAGGGGTGGCATAGTGGTGCAGTAAAGGATATACCATGCGTCTATCAAATAAGGAATGCTACAGAAACATGCAGGAAATTTTCAGgtaaaaatttgtaataaaatttccCTGATGAAACTGTTAAAATCCCCTTGTGAACTACATTTTAGATGTTGTCTGatctttaaaaaattctctaaatacataaaaaaatttaaatatataccgGTATCTAAAACTCATGTAGGAGTGCATGTAAAAGATTATATCACTTTAGTGCTTGGTGCTCTGTTTGGGCAAAGCATTAATTGGTAGCTTACCTCATTAAAATTACTGCATGTTGTACAGTACTTTCCTTCAAGTGGGCTTAATTTGCAGCCAACAACAAGTTCAGTTGATTGACATAGTGGCTACCTTTTATCCTAAAATAAATGTCATACAGCTATCAGATGCCAATTGAATCAATagtaattaatagaaaaaaacaaagcaaaaattgGATTAGAATTCTTGAGAAACATCACTCTTACAATAGACTAAACTACATTTTGTCTCcaaaaaactaacaaaatctCATACCTTTATGGTACACTTGGTTATGAATCAAGATTAAGATCTTAATTTTGTTATGGATGATTGTGTATTTAAACTTCAAGCTCCTGGTAATAATGCAAATGCATGTGTCCCATATAGTGCTTGCCAGCTTAGGAACCTTTAGTGTAAGGCAAGGAAATTCAAAGTAGACCCTCCCTTTTTCTCTAATAGATGACGGACGAGGTGACCCACATGGAggaaatccctaactcttatcAGGGGAACTATGAACTTCATCCTTTGATCATGGCTAATAGTCCCCCATACACACCTGGGGGCCACCATCCTTCCCTAACCCTAAAGTTGTCATTATTA from Gossypium raimondii isolate GPD5lz chromosome 1, ASM2569854v1, whole genome shotgun sequence harbors:
- the LOC105778930 gene encoding uncharacterized protein LOC105778930, producing MAEAKNLGVVGSGQMGSGIAQLGAMHGLHVWLLDTDPTALYRANKSISSSLQRFVSKGQISQAACTEALRRLEYTSNIDELRSADFIVEAIVESEDVKKKLFIELDKITKSSAILASNTSSISITRLASATSRPCQVIGMHFMNPPPIMKLVEIVRGADTSDETFHATKALAERFHKTIICSQDYSGFIVNRILMPMINEAFFTLYTGVATKEDIDTAMKLGTNHPIGPLELADFIGLDVCLSIMKVLHAGLGDSKYAPCPLLVRYVDAGRVGRKCGVGVYDYRKGSEPMKASPRL